In Arvicola amphibius chromosome 13, mArvAmp1.2, whole genome shotgun sequence, a genomic segment contains:
- the LOC119800023 gene encoding L-gulonolactone oxidase: MVHGCKGFQFQNWAKTYSCCPEMYYQPTSVEEVREVLALARQQNKRVKVVGGGHSPSDIACTDGFMIHMGKMNRVLRVDTKKKQVKVEAGILLADLHLQLDKHGLAMSNLGAVSDVTVAGVIGSGTHNTGIKHGILATQVVALTLMTADGTVLECSESSNVDVFQAARVHLGCLGIILTVTLQCVPQFHLQETSFPSTLKEVLDNLDSHLKKSEYFRFLWFPHSENVSVIYQDHTNKPPYSASSWFWDCAIGLYLLEFLLWISTYLPSLVGWINRFFFWLLFSHKKKSSNLSHKIFTYECRFKQHVQDWAIPREKTKEALLELKAMLEAHPHVVAHFPVEVRFTRGDEILLSPCFQRDSCYMNIIMYRPYGKDVPRLDYWQAYETIMKKFGGRPHWAKAHNCTRKDFEKMYPAFRKFCDIREKLDPTGMFLNSYLEKVFY; this comes from the exons ATG GTCCATGGATGCAAAGGGTTCCAGTTCCAAAACTGGGCAAAGACCTACAGCTGCTGCCCAGAGATGTACTACCAGCCCACATCAGTGGAGGAGGTCAGAGAG GTGCTGGCCCTGGCTCGGCAGCAGAACAAGAGAGTGAAGGTGGTGGGCGGTGGCCACTCCCCTTCAGACATCGCCTGCACTGATGGCTTCATGATCCACATGGGCAAGATGAACCGGGTTCTGCGG GTGGACACGAAGAAGAAGCAGGTGAAGGTAGAAGCTGGTATCCTCCTGGCTGACCTGCATCTACAGCTGGACAAGCATGGCTTGGCCATGTCCAA TCTAGGAGCAGTGTCCGATGTGACGGTTGCCGGCGTCATTGGGTCTGGCACACATAACACGGGGATCAAGCATGGTATCCTGGCCACCCAG GTGGTGGCCTTGACCCTGATGACGGCTGATGGGACAGTTCTGGAATGCTCCGAGTCAAGCAACGTGGATGTGTTCCAGGCTGCACGGGTGCACCTGGGCTGTCTGGGCATCATCCTCACCGTGACTCTGCAGTGCGTGCCACAGTTCCACCTGCAGGAGAcctccttcccttcaaccctcaaGGAG GTCCTGGACAACCTAGACAGCCACCTGAAGAAGTCAGAGTACTTCCGCTTCCTCTGGTTTCCCCACAGTGAGAATGTCAGCGTCATCTACCAAGACCACACCAATAAG CCCCCCTACTCAGCATCTAGCTGGTTTTGGGACTGTGCCATCGGACTCTACCTATTGGAATTCTTGCTCTGGATCAG CACCTATTTGCCATCCCTGGTGGGCTGGATCAACCGCTTCTTCTTCTGGCTGCTGTTCAGCCACAAGAAGAAGAGCAGCAACCTCAGCCACAAGATCTTCACCTACGAGTGTCGCTTCAAGCAGCACGTCCAAGACTGGGCCATTCCCAG GGAGAAGACCAAGGAGGCCCTGCTGGAGCTGAAGGCCATGCTGGAGGCCCACCCCCATGTGGTAGCCCACTTCCCCGTGGAGGTGCGCTTCACCCGAGGTGATGAGATCCTGCTGAGCCCCTGCTTCCAGAGAGACAGCTGCTACATGAACATCATCATGTACAG GCCCTATGGCAAGGATGTGCCTCGGCTGGACTACTGGCAGGCTTATGAGACCATCATGAAGAAGTTTGGAGGCAGGCCTCACTGGGCAAAG GCCCACAATTGCACCAGGAAGGACTTTGAGAAAATGTACCCCGCCTTTCGAAAGTTCTGTGACATCCGCGAGAAGCTGGACCCCACTGGAATGTTCTTGAATTCGTACCTGGAGAAGGTGTTCTACTAA